From the bacterium genome, one window contains:
- a CDS encoding polymer-forming cytoskeletal protein → MADKFTGRDEERLNTIIGQGTVIKGECSVNGTVRVDGVIDGSLTAKGMAILGKSGQIKGDLLVHNAIVGGKIDGSVIAEGRLELQTGASVEGDITARRLVVEEGVFFHGLCSMKDEPKPTVAAAAAASTPQAAKPEEKGKEKEKPKSQEVKDPSKTPASTTQAAMTLNQPQAAQGGKKVKIEESGKDDEDQELTFHGRPL, encoded by the coding sequence ATGGCGGACAAGTTCACTGGCAGGGATGAAGAAAGGCTAAACACGATAATCGGTCAGGGCACAGTCATCAAGGGGGAGTGTTCGGTCAACGGGACTGTGCGGGTGGATGGTGTGATCGACGGCAGCCTGACGGCCAAGGGAATGGCGATCCTGGGCAAATCCGGCCAGATCAAGGGTGATCTGCTGGTGCACAACGCCATTGTCGGCGGAAAGATCGACGGCAGCGTAATCGCCGAGGGTCGTCTGGAGCTCCAGACCGGCGCCAGCGTGGAGGGCGATATCACCGCCCGCCGCCTGGTGGTGGAGGAGGGGGTGTTCTTCCACGGCCTGTGCAGCATGAAAGACGAGCCGAAACCCACTGTCGCAGCCGCCGCAGCAGCTTCCACGCCACAGGCCGCCAAGCCTGAGGAAAAGGGGAAGGAAAAGGAAAAGCCGAAGTCTCAGGAGGTCAAAGACCCTTCCAAAACTCCGGCTTCCACAACTCAGGCAGCTATGACCCTGAACCAGCCGCAGGCGGCGCAGGGCGGTAAGAAAGTCAAGATCGAAGAGAGCGGCAAGGACGATGAAGACCAGGAGCTGACCTTCCACGGCCGCCCGCTCTGA
- a CDS encoding M23 family metallopeptidase: MKYMTLMIIPYPGADVRSLKVSHRTLKVMAVVGTLLASATVAFAIYLKPVFYKARQYESLIIENHELVRQNSKIVELQNKIRSIDEMIGRIQVAQGVKASEGMDANGLASGTHLEVSPDMMTSEQLPDEFANQPTKPQVLSTVALAEHKGTTGEPFGMPIDEKSFISRTFNPKIYHFGIDFAIKQGTPVKVTADGVVTIAEKNDNLGYYIMVKHGNGFSTMYAHNSRLTVQKGDQVHKGDLIAYSGNMGVSSGPHLHYAVFDENGNPVDPLPFLQH, from the coding sequence ATGAAATACATGACCCTGATGATAATTCCGTATCCCGGCGCGGATGTGCGCAGCCTGAAAGTCAGCCACCGCACGCTGAAAGTCATGGCTGTGGTCGGCACGTTGCTGGCCAGCGCCACCGTGGCTTTCGCCATCTACCTGAAGCCGGTGTTCTATAAAGCCCGCCAGTACGAATCGCTGATCATCGAGAACCACGAGCTGGTCCGCCAGAACAGCAAGATAGTCGAGCTCCAGAACAAGATCAGGTCCATCGACGAGATGATCGGCCGCATCCAGGTGGCCCAGGGAGTCAAAGCCTCGGAGGGCATGGATGCGAACGGCCTCGCCTCCGGAACGCACCTGGAGGTGTCGCCGGATATGATGACCTCAGAGCAGCTCCCGGATGAATTCGCCAACCAGCCGACCAAACCCCAGGTCCTGTCCACCGTGGCCCTCGCCGAGCACAAGGGGACCACGGGCGAGCCTTTCGGCATGCCGATAGACGAGAAAAGTTTCATCAGCCGCACGTTCAACCCCAAGATATACCATTTCGGCATCGATTTCGCGATCAAGCAGGGTACGCCGGTCAAGGTCACGGCGGACGGGGTGGTGACAATCGCCGAGAAGAACGATAACCTGGGCTACTACATCATGGTCAAGCACGGCAACGGCTTCAGCACCATGTACGCCCATAACAGCCGTCTGACCGTGCAGAAGGGCGACCAGGTCCATAAGGGTGACCTGATCGCCTACAGCGGCAACATGGGTGTCTCGAGCGGTCCGCATCTGCACTACGCTGTGTTCGACGAGAACGGCAATCCGGTCGATCCATTGCCATTTCTGCAGCACTGA
- a CDS encoding ParB/RepB/Spo0J family partition protein, whose translation MSTSKKRRLGRGLGALIDEADSSPSVPVGEEAVAAEAGGHALETALPVASIKPNRYQPRHTFRPEAISELAASILAQGLIQPIVVNRNPDGSYELISGERRLRAVRQLGWTEVPALIRSVSPAELLEMTLVENLQREDLDPIEEAQGYRCLIEDFGQTQAQVAEKVGKDRVTVANALRLLKLPEALRKSVSEGELSAGHARALLALDDPALQLELARRVVVQELSVRKLEALVRELVSGVGKPAGAKPAEQPSGHAAQVQDLESRLRSRLGTRVHIRDGRDGKGRIEIEFFSYEEFERLLELLDVSLD comes from the coding sequence TTGAGCACGAGCAAGAAGAGAAGACTGGGCAGGGGGCTGGGAGCCCTGATCGACGAGGCTGACTCCAGCCCGTCTGTCCCGGTGGGTGAGGAGGCTGTCGCCGCCGAGGCGGGTGGCCACGCGCTGGAAACCGCCCTGCCGGTGGCCTCGATCAAGCCCAACCGTTACCAGCCGCGACACACGTTCCGGCCGGAGGCCATCTCCGAGTTGGCGGCCTCGATCCTGGCCCAGGGACTGATCCAGCCGATCGTGGTCAACCGTAACCCGGACGGCTCCTACGAGTTGATAAGTGGGGAAAGGCGTCTTCGCGCTGTCCGACAGCTCGGCTGGACCGAGGTGCCGGCCCTGATCCGCTCGGTAAGTCCGGCCGAACTGCTCGAGATGACCCTGGTCGAGAACCTCCAGCGCGAGGACCTCGATCCTATCGAGGAGGCCCAGGGCTACCGCTGCCTGATCGAGGATTTCGGCCAGACCCAGGCCCAGGTGGCCGAGAAGGTGGGCAAGGACCGGGTCACGGTGGCCAACGCCCTTCGCCTGCTCAAGCTGCCCGAGGCGTTGCGCAAGTCGGTCTCGGAGGGCGAGCTCTCCGCGGGCCACGCCCGGGCGCTGCTGGCCCTGGATGATCCGGCCCTTCAGCTCGAGTTGGCCCGTCGCGTCGTGGTCCAGGAGCTTTCCGTGCGCAAGCTGGAGGCCCTGGTGCGCGAGCTGGTCTCCGGGGTGGGCAAGCCTGCTGGGGCGAAACCGGCCGAACAGCCCTCCGGGCACGCCGCCCAGGTGCAGGATCTGGAATCGCGTCTGCGCAGCCGTCTGGGCACCCGGGTGCATATCCGCGACGGCCGCGACGGCAAGGGACGGATCGAGATCGAGTTCTTTTCCTACGAGGAGTTCGAGCGCCTGCTGGAACTGCTCGATGTTTCACTGGACTGA
- a CDS encoding AAA family ATPase, protein MTRIVAVANQKGGVGKTTTAINLAASLAVAEVRTLLVDIDPQANCTSGMGINRKELQSDIYDVLIGGQPLDAALISTELQYLDMVPSSLDLFGAEVELVPVPHREERLRRALEQLNGRYRYIIIDCPPSLGLLTLNALTAADSVLIPIQCEYYALEGLSQLINTIRLVAARLNPRLTIEGILMTMFDTRVNLSHQVLEEAQSYFSDKVYGTVIPRNVRLSEAPSFGKPIVLYDVLSTGARKYMELARELLEHEQEEKTGQGAGSPDRRG, encoded by the coding sequence ATGACACGCATCGTTGCGGTTGCCAATCAGAAAGGCGGAGTGGGCAAGACCACGACCGCGATCAACCTGGCCGCCTCTCTGGCTGTGGCCGAGGTCCGCACCCTGCTGGTGGATATCGACCCGCAGGCCAACTGCACCAGCGGGATGGGTATCAACCGGAAAGAGCTGCAAAGCGACATATACGATGTCCTGATCGGCGGGCAGCCCCTCGATGCGGCGCTTATTTCGACCGAGCTGCAATACCTCGACATGGTGCCCTCCAGCCTCGACCTTTTCGGGGCCGAGGTGGAACTTGTCCCTGTGCCGCACCGAGAGGAACGCCTGCGCCGGGCGCTTGAGCAGTTGAACGGACGTTACCGTTACATCATCATCGACTGCCCGCCCTCGCTGGGCCTTCTTACGCTGAACGCCCTGACCGCCGCGGATTCGGTGCTTATCCCCATCCAGTGCGAGTATTACGCCCTGGAGGGATTGAGCCAGCTGATCAACACGATCCGCCTGGTGGCGGCTCGCCTCAACCCGCGGCTGACCATCGAGGGCATCCTGATGACCATGTTCGACACGCGGGTCAATCTCAGCCACCAGGTGCTTGAAGAGGCGCAGAGCTATTTTTCGGACAAGGTCTACGGGACTGTGATCCCGCGGAACGTCCGCCTGAGCGAGGCCCCCAGTTTCGGTAAACCCATTGTCCTGTACGACGTTCTGTCGACCGGGGCGCGAAAGTACATGGAACTTGCGAGAGAACTCCTTGAGCACGAGCAAGAAGAGAAGACTGGGCAGGGGGCTGGGAGCCCTGATCGACGAGGCTGA
- a CDS encoding helix-turn-helix domain-containing protein, which produces MDKEILTTFEAAKYCHVHPGTIKNWIRSEHLKAFKTPGGHRRIYRRDLDQFLKDNNIPIISENRALRQRVLIIDTDFQAREAISRGLLRRTELYEVATAEDAFEGGEMLAMFKPNLVILNQELHGLNTEEIAHRIKSCPYLSEVRVIMLTSYPERKKPVEQGVDHYFPIPVDPDKLSQETARLLIPNRQK; this is translated from the coding sequence ATGGACAAAGAGATTCTGACAACTTTCGAAGCCGCGAAATATTGTCACGTGCATCCGGGCACGATTAAAAACTGGATCCGCAGCGAGCACCTCAAGGCTTTCAAGACTCCCGGGGGGCACCGCCGGATCTACCGCCGTGACCTGGACCAGTTCCTGAAAGATAATAACATCCCGATAATCAGTGAAAATCGTGCATTGCGGCAGCGCGTACTGATAATCGACACCGACTTTCAGGCACGTGAGGCGATTTCGCGGGGTCTTCTGCGCCGGACCGAGCTGTACGAGGTTGCCACTGCGGAGGATGCGTTCGAAGGTGGCGAGATGCTGGCCATGTTCAAGCCGAATCTGGTGATCCTGAACCAGGAACTGCACGGGTTGAACACCGAGGAGATCGCCCACCGGATCAAGAGCTGCCCATACCTGAGCGAGGTGCGGGTAATAATGCTCACCTCCTATCCGGAGCGTAAAAAGCCTGTCGAGCAGGGGGTGGACCACTATTTCCCCATCCCGGTCGATCCGGACAAGCTGAGCCAGGAAACGGCGCGGCTGCTGATCCCGAACCGTCAGAAATAG
- the mnmA gene encoding tRNA 2-thiouridine(34) synthase MnmA, which produces MDLTGYEDYLPAPGESVAVAMSGGVDSSVAACLLAERRCRVIGLTLKMFCYSETDPGERSCCNLESIADARAVCASIGAAHYVLESTGPFRELVIEPFVRDYLAGRTPNPCVNCNTFIKFPHALARARALGAERLATGHYARLLVQSGPVAKGEREVLLARGLDPAKDQSYFLWGLERRDLKHYAFPLGGMDKATVRRIAGGLGLTVSQKKESQEVCFLGQGSLEQFIQQHVGSGDTAGTVPGPLLDESGRRIGTHRGAAFYTLGQRRGVGAATGQPAYVIAVDTASNTVVVGSQERLFSAVFLVSRINYLLRAPESEFEAWIKVRYRHKPVHGRVTPLEGNRARVVFDTPQRAVTPGQSAVFYSDSVVLGGGVIDSLETPEPD; this is translated from the coding sequence ATGGACCTGACCGGATACGAGGACTACCTTCCCGCCCCGGGCGAGAGCGTGGCCGTGGCCATGAGCGGAGGAGTGGACAGCTCGGTGGCGGCCTGCCTGCTGGCGGAGCGCCGCTGCCGGGTGATCGGCCTGACCCTCAAGATGTTCTGCTACTCGGAGACTGACCCCGGCGAGCGTAGCTGCTGCAACCTCGAATCCATCGCGGATGCCCGCGCGGTCTGCGCTTCCATCGGCGCGGCGCACTACGTGCTGGAGAGCACCGGACCGTTCCGCGAGCTGGTGATCGAGCCGTTTGTCCGGGATTACCTGGCAGGCCGTACTCCCAATCCCTGCGTGAACTGCAACACGTTCATCAAGTTCCCGCACGCCCTGGCCCGGGCGCGGGCCCTGGGGGCGGAGCGCCTGGCCACCGGGCATTACGCCCGCCTTCTGGTACAGTCCGGGCCGGTGGCGAAGGGGGAGCGCGAGGTGCTCCTGGCCCGCGGCCTCGACCCGGCCAAGGACCAGAGCTATTTCCTCTGGGGACTGGAGCGGAGGGACCTGAAGCATTATGCCTTCCCGCTGGGCGGGATGGATAAGGCCACTGTACGTCGGATCGCCGGTGGGCTTGGGCTGACCGTCTCGCAGAAAAAGGAGAGCCAGGAGGTCTGTTTCCTGGGCCAGGGTTCGCTGGAGCAATTCATACAGCAGCATGTGGGGAGTGGGGATACAGCCGGGACAGTCCCGGGGCCGCTGCTGGATGAGAGCGGCCGGCGGATCGGCACGCACCGCGGGGCGGCGTTCTACACGCTGGGCCAGCGGCGGGGCGTGGGAGCGGCGACCGGGCAGCCGGCCTATGTGATCGCGGTGGATACAGCTTCGAACACCGTGGTGGTGGGGAGCCAGGAGAGACTTTTTTCCGCCGTGTTCCTGGTTTCGCGGATCAACTACCTGCTGCGGGCCCCGGAGAGTGAATTCGAGGCCTGGATCAAGGTCCGTTACCGCCACAAGCCGGTGCACGGGCGGGTGACCCCGCTGGAGGGCAACCGGGCGCGGGTTGTGTTCGATACCCCCCAGCGCGCGGTCACACCGGGCCAGTCGGCGGTCTTCTATTCCGATTCCGTGGTCCTGGGCGGGGGAGTGATCGATTCCCTGGAAACGCCTGAACCGGATTGA
- the alaS gene encoding alanine--tRNA ligase, with protein MRSADQVRGEFIEFFRQRGHTVVPSAPVVPAGDPTLLFTNAGMNQFKDVFLGTGRRDYSRAVDSQKIIRVSGKHNDLEEVGRDTYHHTFFEMLGNWSFGDYGKREAITWAWELLTRVWGLPKERLYATVYLDDEEAEGLWKSETDIDPAHIFRFDRENFWEMGETGPCGPSSEIHIDLGETVGPLSLAKDPKRGVNSGDPRFIELWNLVFIRFERQPDGSLAPLAKSHVDTGMGFERILSVLQGSNSNYETDVFRPILDHVAEISGRAYSPDGDGTPHRVIADHVRMLTFSITDGVTPSNEGRGYVARRILRRAARFGRELGVKEPFIHRLVPTVVRVLGGAYPEIAERQGHVMQVVRAEEESFGLTLDRGLEYIYGIIERVKAAGGNVIPAEDKFKLADTYGFPPDMTDQIARERGLGVDEAGYRELMERQREKSRAESRFGWQSDPARWAKQLGSEASSRFLGYDLKKTEAVLLGADETSVVLDQTPFYAESGGQVADQGEIRGGAGFVFRVEAAHKAGALVVHEGRFTEGGTEAATPGATVEAAVDLERRTATARNHTATHLLHRALRDCLGEGAVQAGSLVSPDYLRFDFNHYSRVSEETILEIERRVNAVVREDRPVITRIKSYDQAVAEGATALFGEKYESRVRVVEVEGYSQELCGGTHVRASGEIGAFVITAESSVASGVRRIEALTGEKAAEYLLERSHLVDSLRALLPAAGQDSLDAQVEELLRERKGLQKEIDELKKEKVRQQVEQDVLSQFEDIGGVRLFTPPSLDCDGEALKQAADKFRESAGARAVGLFSAVQDRKLLFVCAVTDDLVQEGKLKAGELVGQAARAAGGGGGGKPHLATAGGKQPEKLDEAVEAFKRAVREKLS; from the coding sequence ATGCGCAGTGCAGACCAGGTAAGAGGGGAATTCATCGAATTTTTCAGGCAGCGCGGCCATACGGTGGTGCCCAGTGCGCCGGTGGTGCCGGCGGGCGACCCCACGCTGCTTTTCACCAACGCCGGGATGAACCAGTTCAAGGATGTGTTCCTGGGCACTGGACGGCGAGACTACAGCCGCGCAGTGGACAGCCAGAAAATCATCCGGGTCTCGGGCAAGCACAACGACCTGGAGGAGGTGGGACGCGACACCTACCACCACACCTTCTTCGAGATGTTAGGCAACTGGAGTTTCGGCGACTACGGCAAGCGCGAGGCGATCACCTGGGCCTGGGAACTGCTGACCAGGGTCTGGGGCCTGCCCAAGGAGCGCCTCTACGCCACGGTCTACCTGGATGACGAGGAGGCCGAGGGGCTCTGGAAATCCGAGACAGACATCGATCCGGCGCACATTTTCCGCTTCGACCGCGAGAATTTCTGGGAGATGGGCGAAACCGGCCCCTGCGGCCCCTCGAGCGAGATACATATCGATCTGGGCGAGACTGTGGGCCCGCTTTCCCTGGCCAAGGACCCCAAGCGCGGGGTGAACAGCGGCGACCCCCGCTTCATCGAGCTGTGGAACCTTGTGTTCATCCGTTTCGAACGCCAGCCGGACGGTTCGCTGGCGCCGCTGGCCAAGTCGCACGTGGACACCGGGATGGGTTTCGAGCGCATTCTCTCCGTGCTCCAGGGCAGTAATTCCAACTACGAGACGGATGTCTTCCGGCCCATCCTCGACCATGTGGCCGAAATCAGCGGACGGGCCTACAGCCCGGATGGGGACGGCACGCCGCACCGGGTGATCGCCGACCACGTGCGCATGCTCACCTTTTCCATCACGGATGGCGTTACGCCCTCGAACGAGGGACGCGGCTATGTGGCGCGGCGTATCCTGCGCCGGGCCGCGCGTTTCGGCCGCGAGCTGGGGGTGAAAGAGCCGTTCATCCACCGTCTGGTGCCCACGGTAGTGCGGGTGCTGGGCGGGGCCTACCCCGAGATCGCCGAGCGCCAGGGCCACGTGATGCAGGTGGTGCGCGCCGAGGAGGAGAGTTTCGGCCTGACCCTGGACCGCGGCCTGGAGTACATCTATGGTATAATCGAGCGGGTCAAGGCCGCGGGCGGCAATGTGATCCCGGCTGAGGACAAGTTCAAGCTGGCCGACACCTATGGTTTCCCGCCGGACATGACCGACCAGATCGCCCGCGAGCGCGGCCTCGGGGTGGATGAGGCCGGCTACCGCGAGCTGATGGAGCGCCAGCGCGAGAAATCCCGCGCCGAGAGCCGTTTCGGCTGGCAGTCCGACCCGGCGCGCTGGGCCAAGCAACTGGGCAGCGAGGCGTCGAGCCGTTTCCTGGGCTACGACCTGAAAAAGACCGAGGCCGTTCTGCTGGGCGCGGATGAAACTTCCGTGGTCCTGGACCAGACACCTTTCTACGCCGAGAGCGGCGGGCAGGTCGCGGACCAGGGCGAGATTCGCGGGGGCGCCGGGTTTGTGTTCCGGGTCGAGGCCGCGCACAAGGCCGGCGCGCTGGTCGTGCACGAGGGACGTTTCACCGAGGGCGGCACGGAGGCGGCCACGCCCGGCGCCACGGTCGAGGCGGCGGTGGACCTGGAGCGCAGGACTGCCACGGCGCGCAACCACACCGCCACCCACCTTCTGCACCGCGCCCTGCGCGACTGCCTGGGAGAGGGGGCCGTGCAGGCCGGTTCGCTGGTGAGCCCCGATTACCTGCGTTTCGATTTCAACCACTACTCGCGGGTGTCCGAGGAAACGATCCTCGAAATCGAGCGCCGGGTCAACGCCGTGGTGCGCGAGGACCGTCCCGTGATAACCCGGATCAAGTCCTACGACCAGGCCGTGGCCGAGGGCGCCACCGCCCTTTTCGGCGAGAAGTACGAAAGCCGGGTGCGGGTGGTGGAGGTGGAGGGCTACAGCCAGGAGCTGTGCGGCGGCACACACGTGCGGGCCAGCGGCGAGATCGGTGCGTTCGTGATCACCGCCGAATCGAGCGTGGCCTCGGGCGTGCGGCGGATCGAGGCCCTGACCGGCGAGAAAGCCGCCGAGTATCTGCTGGAGCGCAGCCACCTGGTGGACAGCCTGCGCGCCCTGCTGCCGGCTGCGGGCCAGGACAGCTTGGACGCCCAGGTGGAGGAACTGCTGCGCGAGCGCAAGGGCCTGCAGAAAGAGATCGACGAGCTGAAGAAGGAAAAGGTCCGCCAGCAGGTGGAGCAGGATGTTCTTTCGCAGTTCGAGGATATCGGTGGCGTGCGCCTGTTCACCCCGCCCAGCCTGGACTGTGACGGCGAGGCGCTCAAGCAGGCCGCGGACAAGTTCCGCGAGTCGGCCGGAGCGCGCGCGGTGGGGCTGTTCAGCGCAGTGCAGGACAGAAAGCTGCTGTTTGTCTGCGCCGTGACTGATGACCTGGTCCAGGAGGGCAAGCTCAAGGCCGGCGAGCTGGTGGGTCAGGCGGCCCGGGCCGCAGGCGGAGGGGGCGGAGGAAAGCCGCACCTGGCCACGGCCGGCGGCAAGCAGCCCGAAAAATTGGACGAGGCGGTGGAGGCTTTCAAGAGAGCGGTCAGGGAAAAACTGTCATAA
- a CDS encoding class I SAM-dependent methyltransferase, with amino-acid sequence MGVLTGRDEQHVCPVTLAGGLDNRIRRWLQDPVKILAPFVRPGMTALDLGCGPGYFSLGLARLVGDEGKVIAVDLQAGMLDLLRGKVRGTALEQVIQPHQCAADSLCLDSGAAADFALAFYMVHEVPDKARFFREIFAALAPGGKFLLVEPPFHVSKKAFAATLALAAEAGFKALEGAPRVFFSYTALLGKA; translated from the coding sequence ATGGGTGTCCTGACTGGTCGAGATGAGCAACATGTCTGCCCGGTCACGCTGGCCGGCGGCCTGGACAACCGTATCCGGCGCTGGCTGCAGGACCCGGTCAAAATACTCGCGCCTTTTGTCCGGCCCGGGATGACCGCCCTGGACCTCGGCTGCGGCCCGGGGTATTTCAGCCTGGGGCTGGCCCGGTTGGTGGGGGACGAGGGCAAAGTAATCGCCGTGGACCTCCAGGCGGGCATGCTGGACCTGTTGCGGGGCAAGGTGCGCGGCACGGCGCTGGAGCAGGTCATTCAGCCGCACCAGTGTGCGGCGGACAGCCTGTGCCTGGACAGCGGCGCGGCGGCCGATTTCGCCCTGGCTTTCTACATGGTGCACGAGGTGCCGGACAAGGCGCGCTTCTTCCGTGAGATATTCGCGGCCCTGGCCCCGGGGGGAAAGTTTCTGCTGGTGGAGCCGCCGTTCCACGTGTCCAAGAAAGCGTTCGCGGCCACCCTTGCCCTGGCGGCGGAGGCCGGGTTCAAGGCTCTGGAGGGGGCGCCGCGGGTGTTTTTCAGCTACACGGCGCTGTTAGGCAAGGCGTGA